The genomic interval TATTTTGCAAAAGCAGGAACTTGAATTTAAGTTAAAAATGATAATCGAAagatttgtttaatttgtacAATATTTTGGCAAGtctttttatgcaaatacaaGAACCAATTCTGTATATACAAGATTTATCGAAAATTGATATACACACGAAACCGATATACGATAAGTCAGGGTTGTTAAGTCTTAAATCAGTGTGAGCAAAATTTATTCATAGCAAgccattaaatttgaaaatttctaCAAATTATAGCCAAACGATAAGAACTTTTTAAAAAGAACTAAACTTGTTAAATtgcagtaaataaaatatagaaaaaaaacttgttaTTAAGCACTGCGAAGctgcaatatatttataccgCCGTGCGTAACTGGTTGGCGCGTTTAGTGTTGTATAATACATTTGAAATATTAACGAATAGTTGTTGGTACAGCCAAGGTTGAGCGTCAGTGATCTTCAgcgcaatttttttttcttattcaatatcaattaaattttggGTTCTCATTTTGTGCTGCACTCGAACGGATTTAGTGAACATAACTTTTTAGCAGTGTAATTATGGACAATTCACGCCGTTCGCTTGCACCCGGCGAGGACAGCATTAGCATGTATTTGTCCTTTGACGCCGAAGCCGACGACACGCATGCGAGCAAATGGCAATCGGTGATGGCTACCCAAACTACTCAATATTTGGAGATGCACAGCATGGAGCTGGACCCAAAACATGATGACACCCTagaggaaaagaaaaaagatgTAAAAAACGTACTACAGGCTCTAATTAAGAATGACATTTCGAAAGACCAAGCCTCACCCTTGCGCCCCTTTGACAAAAGTATTTTGAACAAGCACAATGCCCTGTGCTCGacaccaacaaaaaatataacattatCTGACGTGCATCAGGATGTGACCGCTACAGACGCTGATAATAAGGAGAACACGCAGCCAGATGAGGAGAATTCCACGTTATCGTCCACCATAGACGCCACTGCCTCGACGGTGAagacaaatacaatttataatgCTACGCTTGAGGACAATTCAGTaaaggaaaataataataagacaAATATTTATCCTTTAAGCGCCAACGTTGTGCTTGAAAATATTACGGAAGGTAAACTCAAACATGTTATTTGTTTGGATTTCAGCTCTTAACCGATcagtttgatttatttttccaGTATCGACCGAGGAGCCGTCAGTGAATGTGCCATCTCCATTGACAGCAGTTGCCCAAGACAGAAAGGATACAGAAATTGTGGTCTCTGAGATGGTTAATGAAGTGTCCGAGCTGATTGTTAAGGCTCTTAAACTAACCGACGGCTCAACAAAACccgaaaaacaaacaaaactgcCGACACTTGCCTTGCCGCGGCCGCGTCGCTCGTATCTGCCCACAGCCAATGGGACAACATTTAAGCAACGCATGTCGATTGTTGTCAAGACCACATTAAACAGCCCAGCACGCAAACTGGCTACAGGTAATCCCATTGCTCGTCGCAGCTGCCTGCCCGCGGCTAAGACTAGCCTAATAGGGAACGCCGGCTACCGCAAGTCCATGCTGCCACGATCCGCTGAGAGCGCCACTATCAAGGCAAGCACTTCACGGACCGCACAAGCAGCTGGAGAATTAGCCGATGAAAAAGCGCGCCCCATTATACATaagtttaaatgccaattatgCAGTGCCAGCTTTCGAGAGAAGAACTCGCTCGATACGCACATGGATTCACACTGGAAATGTAGGCCAGCAATTAGAAATAAGAATTCGTTTTTCTGTAAATATTGTGACAAGAAATTTGTGCTCGAACGCGCGCTGCACATACACTTAATGCAGAATTGTGACAAAATACCGCCAGGCGAGAAGCGTAAGCTTCAATTTACGGAGCTAAATCATGAAAAGAAAGCAAAGctaccaaaattgacatgcaCATCGCCAGCTGTGAGCAGTGAGAGCTTGAAGTCACGTGAGAGCATGATGCCAGTGATGGAGAAAGAGCAGCCCATTGGTAAGTTTAGATCGAGGCCAGCCCGAAAAACCTTTGTTACATTCTCTGCGTTTGTAGCCACCAACGGAGGTACAAAAGGTGTTGAAATGGCGCCGCCATCGGTAAAGAAGATCCCCAAGAAGGTTGCCCATGCAGGCGTCTATCGGACACCCACTAAATCTGTGCCTTGCCACACCTGTAAGCAGTCCTTCAAGAGCATTCTTGAGTATACTAATCACTGCCTGACAGTGCACTCGAAAAACAAGAAGCAGAACACAGCAAATGCACTGAGTGCTCGATATGAAGATTAAATCAAATACCTTAGTTTAGGTTGTGTTTACATTAATGCTAATACGGTTAATATGAAATATACGATTAAACTGCAACGAAGTTCACTTGGTTTTCTTCTCGGGCGGCGGCTTC from Drosophila virilis strain 15010-1051.87 chromosome 2, Dvir_AGI_RSII-ME, whole genome shotgun sequence carries:
- the LOC6630045 gene encoding uncharacterized protein; this translates as MDNSRRSLAPGEDSISMYLSFDAEADDTHASKWQSVMATQTTQYLEMHSMELDPKHDDTLEEKKKDVKNVLQALIKNDISKDQASPLRPFDKSILNKHNALCSTPTKNITLSDVHQDVTATDADNKENTQPDEENSTLSSTIDATASTVKTNTIYNATLEDNSVKENNNKTNIYPLSANVVLENITEVSTEEPSVNVPSPLTAVAQDRKDTEIVVSEMVNEVSELIVKALKLTDGSTKPEKQTKLPTLALPRPRRSYLPTANGTTFKQRMSIVVKTTLNSPARKLATGNPIARRSCLPAAKTSLIGNAGYRKSMLPRSAESATIKASTSRTAQAAGELADEKARPIIHKFKCQLCSASFREKNSLDTHMDSHWKCRPAIRNKNSFFCKYCDKKFVLERALHIHLMQNCDKIPPGEKRKLQFTELNHEKKAKLPKLTCTSPAVSSESLKSRESMMPVMEKEQPIATNGGTKGVEMAPPSVKKIPKKVAHAGVYRTPTKSVPCHTCKQSFKSILEYTNHCLTVHSKNKKQNTANALSARYED